A region of Thiofilum sp. DNA encodes the following proteins:
- the yciA gene encoding acyl-CoA thioester hydrolase YciA encodes MTELPDNSALLLRTVAMPADTNPNGDIFGGWILSQMDLAGGILAKDIAHGRVATIAVDAMKFIKPVKVGDVVCCYGNVKRMGTTSITLHLEAWVIPLWRPVESRQPFRVTEADFTYVAIDLEGKKRPLQLSH; translated from the coding sequence ATGACTGAGTTACCCGACAACAGTGCTTTATTGCTACGTACTGTCGCTATGCCTGCTGATACTAATCCCAATGGGGATATTTTTGGTGGTTGGATTTTATCGCAAATGGATTTGGCAGGGGGCATTTTAGCTAAGGATATTGCTCATGGGCGCGTGGCGACTATTGCTGTGGATGCTATGAAGTTTATTAAGCCTGTCAAGGTGGGTGATGTCGTGTGTTGTTATGGTAACGTTAAACGCATGGGTACGACCTCGATTACCTTGCACCTTGAAGCATGGGTGATACCTCTTTGGCGTCCTGTTGAATCGCGCCAGCCGTTTCGAGTCACAGAGGCTGATTTCACTTATGTAGCGATTGATCTAGAGGGAAAGAAGCGCCCCTTGCAGCTTTCACATTGA